The Ornithinimicrobium sufpigmenti genome includes the window GGACCAGAGTGAGGGCGGTGCAGAGGGCAAGCAGAGAGCGGCGCATGGTGATGGGACTCCTGGGACTGGGCGCGACCGGGACAGGGTCGACCGGAACAGCATGCGCTAGCCGTGACGGATGTTGCAAGAGTGACCGGCGAAATACACCGCCGTAGTTCGAGGCCAGCGTGTGCGGGCGACCGGCGCCCGGTAGCGCTGCGTGACGCCCGGTGGCGTGGCCCGCGGCATACCCTGGCCGCATGAGCGTCGGTCGCGCGCACGAGCTGGACGCGGTGATGCAGCGCGTCTGGGCGGGCTCTCCCGCGTCCGGTGCGGTGTGGGCGGTCGCCTGGGGGCCTCGGGAGACCCGGCAGGTGGTCACCGGATCGGCCGGCGGGCTGTCGCAGGATGCGATCCTGCGCCTCTCGTCGGTCACCAAGCTCATCGGAACCGTCGCGACACTCGCCCTCGCAGACGCTGGGGTGATCCAGCTCGACGACCCGATCGCTCGGTGGGTGCCGGCCTGGGCGGACCGTCGGGTGCTCCGCGAGCGGCACGCGCGGCTGGACGACACCGTGCCCGCGGAGCGCGACGTGACCGTGCGGGACCTGCTGCTGATGGGGTTCGGTCTCGGCTACGACCTGGCCGCGGACGCCGACGACGAGCTGGCCCGGGCCAGCGAGCGCGGGGGGATCCTGTCCTCGTGGCTCTGTCCCGGGATCGACCGGGCGGCTTGGGTCGAACGCACCGCCGCGCTGCCGATGGCCCACCAGCCGGGTGCCGGATGGCTCTACCAGACCTCCTACGACGCCCTCACCCTCGTGCTGGAGGCGGCGACCGGGCTCCCGGCGGAACGTCTGCTGCGGGATGCGGTCCTGGACCGGCTCGGGATGGGCGAGACCGCATACTCCCTGCGCGAGGACCAGCTGCCGCGCGTGCCCGCGCTCTTCTTCCCCGACGACCAGGGAGGTATGCAGCTCGCGGCCCCGGCGGGGGACCGGTCGCTGCTGACAGCACCGGACTTCCCCAGCCTGTCCACCGGGCTGCTGTCGACGGTGGGGGACATGGCCGTCTTCGCCCAGCTGCTGCTCGACGGCGCGTTGGGTGCCGACGGGCGCGTGGTGTCGTCCTCGGCCGTCCGCTCGATGGCCAGCCCAGCCCTGATCGGGGCGGCGCGGGAGATGGCTGGCGAGTTCCTCGACGCCGGCCTGGACTGGGGTCTGGGCGCCGCCGTCGACGACGAGGGGCGGTTCGGGTGGGACGGGGGCACGGGCACCTCGCTGTGGGTCGACCCGACGGCGGGGACCGCCGCCGTGCTGCTGACCGGGTTGGGTATGGGAGGCCCCACGCCACCGGTGTGGCTGACGCAGTTCTGGGAGGCCGTCCGTTCGGCGCCGTGGACGTGCGCTGGAGGTGACTGAGGTGTCCGCCGGGTGAACCTTGCGGGTGTCAGCACCGGTTTGGGCACCAGGGGCAATACGGTGGGGGCCGTGACGACCAACGACGACGATCACCTGTCGCGACCGCGCCGCTCCGGTGAGCCCGGGAACAGCCCCGCCGGAGGTGCGGTGGCCGACCCGGTCGGTCCGGCGACGATGGACCCCGAGAAGGTGACCACCTCCCTGGAGGCGTCCAAGGGCGCGGGCATGGGCAAGATCACGGCGTGGGCGTTCTACGACTGGGGCAGCCAGCCGTGGAACACCGTCATCACCACCTTCGTGTTCTCCGTCTACATCGTCAGCGAGAGCTTCGGCTCGACCAACTACACCTCCCAGATGCTGGCGTGGTCCACGGCCCTGGCCGGCCTCTTCGTGGCGGTGCTGGCGCCGGTCCTGGGGCAGAACTCGGACCGTTCGGGTCGCACGGTGCGCAACCTGCGCTGGCAGACCTGGCTCCTCGCGGCGATCGCGGCGAGCCTGTTCTTCGTCCAGCCCTCGCCGGAGTACCTCGTCCTGGGGCTCGTCCTGCTCGGGATCGGCTCGGTGGTCTCCGAGATCGCCGGCGTCAACTACAACGCCACCATCGAGCAGGTGGCCACCCCGAGGACGGTCGGCCGGGTCTCCGGCTACGGCTGGGGGTTCGGCTACCTCGGCGGCATCGTCGCGCTGCTCGCGATCTACTTCCTCTTCGTCCAGCCCGACGTCGGCCTCTTCGGCGTGACCGGCGAGAACGGCATGGACATCCGGGTCTCGATGCTCATGTGCGGCATCTGGATCGCGGTGTTCACCGTCCCGGCGCTCGTCGCTCTCAAGGACCGGCCGGTGCCGCGGGCGCCGCGGGTCGGGATCATCGACTCCTACAAGCTGCTGTTCGGGACCGTGCGGCGGCTGTGGGGGACCTCACGGCATACCGTGTGGTTCCTGCTCGCCTCGGCGCTCTTCCGCGACGGTCTGGCGGGCGTCTTCGCCTTCGGTGCGGTGCTCGCGGCCGGCACCTTCGGGATGAGCGCCGGTGAGGTGATCATCTTCGGGGCGGCGGCCAACATCGTGGCCGGCGTCTCGACCATCATCTTCGGCCTGGTGGACGACTGGATCGGCCCCAAGAAGGTCATCCTCATCTCGCTGTTCAGCCTGGTCATCCTCGGTCTGGTGATCTTCTTCCTGCACGACGGCGGCAAGACCGTCTTCTGGATCGCCGGCCTGGGTCTCACCGCCTTCGTCGGTCCTGCCCAGGCGGCCTCGCGGTCGTTCCTGGCGCGGCTGATCCCCGAGGGCAAGAGCGGGGAGATCTTCGGCCTCTACGCCACCACCGGCCGCGTCGTCTCCTTCCTCTCGCCCGCGGCCTTCGGCGTGGGCATCTGGATCGGTGCGCGGGTCACGGGGGAGGAGAACACGCAGTACTGGGGCATCCTCGGCATCGTCCTCATCCTCGCCGCGGGCGCCCTCGCGATGCTGCCGGTCAAGGAGCACAGCCAGCACCGGATCTGAGCGGCCCGACGTAGCGCATCACCCCGACGCCCGTGTCGTCCTCCTGTCTGAGCGGCCCCGCCGTGTAGTCATGTGCTGAAACGGTGTGTCACATCCGTGGTCTCCATGACGGATGTGACACACCGTTGACGCACAAGGGTGCGTCACCGTTCAGTGGCGCGTCACCGCTCAGCTGTCCGCGATGAAGGCCTCGGCGCGGTCCTTGGGCCGCCCGATGATCGCCCGGTCGCCGCGCACCAGCACCGGGCGCTGCATCAGGCGGGGATGCTCGACGAGCAGGTCGGCCACCTGCTCAGGCGTGGTGCACTCGTCGGCGGACAGGCCGAGCCCGGCGAAGAAGGCGTCCTTGCGGACCAGGTCGGCGGGCGGGTCCTCCAGCTTGGCGATGAGGTCGAGCAGCTGCTCGCGGTCGAGCGGGGTCTTCAGGTAGTGCACGACCTCGACCGGCAGCCCGGCCGCCTCGACGGTCTCCAGCGCGTGCCGCGACGTGGAGCAGCGGGAGTTGTGCAGGACGGTGAGCTCGGCCATGACCGCGACCCTACTCGCCGAAATTCCGGGTCCGCGGATCGCGCGCTCGGTCGGTGGCTCAGGCGGCGCCGAGCAGGTGGCGCAGCGCGAGCTGGTTGAGGTGCACGTGGCCGTAGCCGCGCCCCGCGAGCCGGTCGGCCTCCTCGGCCAGCTCCACCCCGAGGTCGCCCTCGGTCTGCAGCAGCGAGGCCGCGGTCTCGCCCTCGGCCAGGGTCGGCACGGCGAGCTCGTCCAGACCCGAGGCGCGCATCGCCTCCTGCACCTCCGGGTCGGCGCGGAAGGCACGGGCCCGCTCGGCCAGCAGGGTGTAGGTCTCCATGTTGGCCGCGGCGGAGCGCCAGACCCCGTCCAGGTCCTCGGTCCGGGACGGTTTGTAGTCGAAGTGGCGCGGGCCCTGGTAGCGGGGTCCGCCGCCGGCGAAGCCGTTCTCCAGCAGGTCCACGGTGAAGAACGCCGAGAGCAGGTCGCCGTGGCCGAAGACGAGGTCCTGGTCGAAGCGCGGTCCGTGCTGGCCGTTGAGGTCGATGTGGAAGAGCTTGTCCTGCCACAGCGCCTGGGCGATGCCGGAGGTGAAGTTGAGGCCGGCCATCTGCTCGTGCCCGACCTCGGGGTTGAGCCCGACGATGTCGCCGTGCTCCAGCATGGCGATGAAGCCCAGGGCGTGGCCGACCGTCGGCAGCAGGATGTCGCCGCGCGGCTCGTTGGGCTTGGGCTCCAGCGCGATCCGCATCCCGTAGCCGCGCTCCTTGATGAAGGCGGCCACGCTGTCCAGACCCTCGGCATACCGGTCCAGGGCGGCCTTGTGGTCCTTGGCGCCGTCGTACTCGGTGCCCTCGCGCCCGCCCCACATGACGAAGGTGCTCGCGCCGAGCTCGGCCCCCAGCTCGACCTGACGCAGCACCTTGCGCAGCGCCAGCCGCCGGACGCCGCGGTCGTTGCTGGTCAGCCCACCGTCCTTGAAGACCGGGTGGGTGAAGGTGTTGGTCGTCACCATGGGCACGGTCAGGCCCGTCTCCTCCAGCGCCGTGCGGAAGCGGGCGATGACCGCGTCACGGTCGGCGGCGCTCGCACCGGGCGGGACCAGGTCGTCGTCGTGGAAGGTCACCCCGGCTGCACCCAGCTCGGCGAGGCGATGGACGGACTCCACCGGGTCGATCGGGGCCCGGGTCGCGTCCCCGAACGGGTCTTGGGCGGACCAGCCGACCGTCCACAGGCCGAAGGTGAACTGGATGGGCGCGGATGGGGTGGGCGTCGGCACGAGGACCTCCTGAGTTGGTTGTGGCGTAAAACTATCGGGTGCCCGACCGGCCCGCAACCCTGCCACCGCCGCGACGAAATCGTTATCGATAACGATTGACACGCGGCGCAACATACTGGCAGATTCGGGTGCACCGACCTCTCACTCAACGCTGAGGAGCAGACCATGACCACCATCCGTGCACTGAGCCTGATGGCCTCGGGCAGCCTCGTCCTCACCCTTGCCGCGTGCGGCGACGGCGATGGCGGCGAGGGTGGCCAGGGCGCCTCCGACGGGGAGGACGTCACCCTCACCTGGTGGCACAACTCCAACACCGGTGACGGGCTGGAGTACTACCAGCAGGTGGCCGAGGACTTCCAGGACGCCAACCCGGGCGTGACCATCCAGATCGAGGCCATGCAGCACGAGGACATGCTGACCCAGCTGGACGCCGCCTTCCAGGCCGGCGACGCGCCGGACGTCTACATGGAGCGCGGCGGTGGTGAGCTCGCCGACCACGTCGCGGCCGACCTGACCATGGACCTCACCGAGGTCGCCGCCGAGGAGATCGAGATGCTCGGCGGGACCGTACAGGGCTGGACGGTCGACGACCGAGTCTACGCCCTGCCGTTCTCCATCGGCGTCGTCGGGTTCTGGTACAACACCGAGATGTTCGAGGAGGCCGGGGTCACCGAGACCCCGACCACCTGGGAGGAGATGTATGCGGTGATCGACCAGCTCAAGGCGGCCGGGATGGAGCCGCTCTCGGTCGGCGCCGGCGACGGCTGGCCGGCGGCGCACTACTGGTACCAGTTCTCGCTGCGCCACTGCGCCGAGGAGACCCTGACCGACGCCGTGCAGTCCCTGGACTTCTCCGACCAGTGCTTCATCACCGCCGGCGAGGAGGTCGAGCGCCTCATCGACGCCGAGCCGTTCAACCGCGGCTTCCTGTCCACCCCGGCGCAGTCCGGCCCGTCCAGCGCCTCGGGGCTGCTGGCCACGGAGCAGGTGGCCATGGAGATGCAGGGCCACTGGGAGCCGGGCGTGATGGCCGGGCTGACCGAGGACGGCGAGGGTCTGGGCGACAAGCTGGGCTGGTTCCCCTTCCCGCAGGTCGAGGGCGGCCAGGGCGACCCCGAGGCCCAGCTCGGCGGCGGCGACGCCTGGGGCGTCTCGGCGGACGCGCCGCCGGAGGCCGTGGAGTTCGTGCGGTACATGCTCTCCGAGGAGGTCCAGCGCGGGTTCGCCGAGCGGGACATGGGCCTGCCGACCAACCCGAACGCCACCGACGCGGTGGCCGACCCGGCGCTGGCCGGCCTGATCGAGGTGCGGGACAGCGCCCCCTACGTCCAGCTCTACTTCGACACCGCCTTCGGCCAGTCGGTCGGCGGGGCGATGAACGACACGATCGAGCTGATGTTCGCCGGGCAGGCCGGCCCGCAGGACATCGTCGACGCCACGCAGGCCGCGGCCGACGCCGAGGGCTGAGCCGCTCGCGATGACCAGCCTGTCCGTCCCGCCCAGGGGCGCCACGACCCAGCCCACCGGCCGCACCGCGCGGCCGGTGGGCGGGGGGCGCGACTGGCGGATGGCGGGGGAGATCCTGCTCTTCACCGCCCCGGCACTGACGATCTTCGGGCTCTTCGTCGTCTGGCCGATCCTGCGCGCGGTCCAGTTCTCGCTCTACCGCTGGAAAGGCTTCGGCCCGCTCGTCGACTTCGTCGGCCTGCAGAACTACGTCGCCGTCCTGACCAACGAGGTCTTCCGGGGCGCCGTCGGGCACAACCTGTTCATCGTCGTCGCCTCGATCCTCATCCAGCTGCCGCTCGGCCTGGGGATCGCGCTGCTGCTCAACCGGCGCATCCGCGGCCGCGGACTGCTGCGCACGATCATCTTCGTCCCCTACGTGCTGGCCGAGGTCATCGCCGGCGTGGTCTGGTTCCAGCTCCTGCAGCCGGGCCGCGGCGTCGTGGAGACCCTGCTCGGCACGGTGGGCCTCGACGGGCCCTACCAGGGGTTCCTCGGCACCCCCGAGCTGGCCATGCCGACCCTCATGGTGGTCCTGACCTGGAAGTATGTCGGGCTGGCGGTGCTCCTCTTCCTGGCCGGCCTCCAGGGCGTGCCGGACGAGCTGACCGAGGCCGCCCAGATCGACGGCGCCACCTGGTGGCAGATCCAGCGGCGGGTCACCATCCCGCTGCTCGGCCCCACGATCCGCACGTGGGCCTTCCTGTCGATGATCGGCTCGCTGCAGCTCTTCGACATGGTCTGGATCCTCACCGGCGGCGGCCCGGCGAACGCGACCACGACGATGGCGACCTTCCTGGTCAACGAGGGCACCAAGCGGCAGAACTACGGCATCGCCGCCGCCGCCTCGGTCGTGCTCTTCGTCATCGCCCTGACCATGGCCGTCCTCTACCAACGCTTCGTGCTGCGCCGGGACACCTCCGACGCCGACGTCCTGAGGGGGGTCCGATGAGCACCCCCATGAGTATGCGCGGCAGCATCCACGAGAGCAGCGACAGGAGCAGCCGGAGCACAGGGGCAGCCCTGGCAACCCCGTCGACGTCGACGGTGACGGACCAGCCCACCGGGCAGGCGACCGGCGACCGGCATACCCCTGGGTCAGGACGGCGCCGTGCGCCCGCTGAGCGCAACGGCCGCGGCGAGGGCGGGGTGCTGGTCTACCTGGCTGCCCTCGTCGTGGTCGCGCTCACCCTGGGACCCGTCCTGTATGCCGTGCTCGGCGGCTTCCGCACCAACGCCCAGCTCGCCGCGGACCCGGCCGGCCTGCCCGACCCGTGGGTCCTGGACAACTACCGCCGGGTGATCACCGGGAGCACCTTCTGGACCTACGCGCTCAACTCCGTGGCGATCGCGGTCATCACGACCGTGGTCACCGTGGTCGCCGGGCTCATGGCGGCCTACCCCCTGGCCCGCTACCAGTTCCGCTGGCGGGAGCCGCTGTTCATGGTCTTCGTCGTCGGCCTGCTCTTCCCCGCGACCGTGGCGATCATCCCGCTGTTCATCCTGGTCACCCGCGACCTGTCGC containing:
- a CDS encoding serine hydrolase domain-containing protein; protein product: MSVGRAHELDAVMQRVWAGSPASGAVWAVAWGPRETRQVVTGSAGGLSQDAILRLSSVTKLIGTVATLALADAGVIQLDDPIARWVPAWADRRVLRERHARLDDTVPAERDVTVRDLLLMGFGLGYDLAADADDELARASERGGILSSWLCPGIDRAAWVERTAALPMAHQPGAGWLYQTSYDALTLVLEAATGLPAERLLRDAVLDRLGMGETAYSLREDQLPRVPALFFPDDQGGMQLAAPAGDRSLLTAPDFPSLSTGLLSTVGDMAVFAQLLLDGALGADGRVVSSSAVRSMASPALIGAAREMAGEFLDAGLDWGLGAAVDDEGRFGWDGGTGTSLWVDPTAGTAAVLLTGLGMGGPTPPVWLTQFWEAVRSAPWTCAGGD
- a CDS encoding MFS transporter, with the protein product MTTNDDDHLSRPRRSGEPGNSPAGGAVADPVGPATMDPEKVTTSLEASKGAGMGKITAWAFYDWGSQPWNTVITTFVFSVYIVSESFGSTNYTSQMLAWSTALAGLFVAVLAPVLGQNSDRSGRTVRNLRWQTWLLAAIAASLFFVQPSPEYLVLGLVLLGIGSVVSEIAGVNYNATIEQVATPRTVGRVSGYGWGFGYLGGIVALLAIYFLFVQPDVGLFGVTGENGMDIRVSMLMCGIWIAVFTVPALVALKDRPVPRAPRVGIIDSYKLLFGTVRRLWGTSRHTVWFLLASALFRDGLAGVFAFGAVLAAGTFGMSAGEVIIFGAAANIVAGVSTIIFGLVDDWIGPKKVILISLFSLVILGLVIFFLHDGGKTVFWIAGLGLTAFVGPAQAASRSFLARLIPEGKSGEIFGLYATTGRVVSFLSPAAFGVGIWIGARVTGEENTQYWGILGIVLILAAGALAMLPVKEHSQHRI
- a CDS encoding ArsC/Spx/MgsR family protein, with translation MAELTVLHNSRCSTSRHALETVEAAGLPVEVVHYLKTPLDREQLLDLIAKLEDPPADLVRKDAFFAGLGLSADECTTPEQVADLLVEHPRLMQRPVLVRGDRAIIGRPKDRAEAFIADS
- the xylA gene encoding xylose isomerase, which gives rise to MPTPTPSAPIQFTFGLWTVGWSAQDPFGDATRAPIDPVESVHRLAELGAAGVTFHDDDLVPPGASAADRDAVIARFRTALEETGLTVPMVTTNTFTHPVFKDGGLTSNDRGVRRLALRKVLRQVELGAELGASTFVMWGGREGTEYDGAKDHKAALDRYAEGLDSVAAFIKERGYGMRIALEPKPNEPRGDILLPTVGHALGFIAMLEHGDIVGLNPEVGHEQMAGLNFTSGIAQALWQDKLFHIDLNGQHGPRFDQDLVFGHGDLLSAFFTVDLLENGFAGGGPRYQGPRHFDYKPSRTEDLDGVWRSAAANMETYTLLAERARAFRADPEVQEAMRASGLDELAVPTLAEGETAASLLQTEGDLGVELAEEADRLAGRGYGHVHLNQLALRHLLGAA
- a CDS encoding ABC transporter substrate-binding protein, producing MTTIRALSLMASGSLVLTLAACGDGDGGEGGQGASDGEDVTLTWWHNSNTGDGLEYYQQVAEDFQDANPGVTIQIEAMQHEDMLTQLDAAFQAGDAPDVYMERGGGELADHVAADLTMDLTEVAAEEIEMLGGTVQGWTVDDRVYALPFSIGVVGFWYNTEMFEEAGVTETPTTWEEMYAVIDQLKAAGMEPLSVGAGDGWPAAHYWYQFSLRHCAEETLTDAVQSLDFSDQCFITAGEEVERLIDAEPFNRGFLSTPAQSGPSSASGLLATEQVAMEMQGHWEPGVMAGLTEDGEGLGDKLGWFPFPQVEGGQGDPEAQLGGGDAWGVSADAPPEAVEFVRYMLSEEVQRGFAERDMGLPTNPNATDAVADPALAGLIEVRDSAPYVQLYFDTAFGQSVGGAMNDTIELMFAGQAGPQDIVDATQAAADAEG
- a CDS encoding carbohydrate ABC transporter permease, yielding MTSLSVPPRGATTQPTGRTARPVGGGRDWRMAGEILLFTAPALTIFGLFVVWPILRAVQFSLYRWKGFGPLVDFVGLQNYVAVLTNEVFRGAVGHNLFIVVASILIQLPLGLGIALLLNRRIRGRGLLRTIIFVPYVLAEVIAGVVWFQLLQPGRGVVETLLGTVGLDGPYQGFLGTPELAMPTLMVVLTWKYVGLAVLLFLAGLQGVPDELTEAAQIDGATWWQIQRRVTIPLLGPTIRTWAFLSMIGSLQLFDMVWILTGGGPANATTTMATFLVNEGTKRQNYGIAAAASVVLFVIALTMAVLYQRFVLRRDTSDADVLRGVR
- a CDS encoding carbohydrate ABC transporter permease, which codes for MSTPMSMRGSIHESSDRSSRSTGAALATPSTSTVTDQPTGQATGDRHTPGSGRRRAPAERNGRGEGGVLVYLAALVVVALTLGPVLYAVLGGFRTNAQLAADPAGLPDPWVLDNYRRVITGSTFWTYALNSVAIAVITTVVTVVAGLMAAYPLARYQFRWREPLFMVFVVGLLFPATVAIIPLFILVTRDLSLGNTWWGVALPQAAFALPMTIVILRPFLMAIPREMEEAAIMDGASRLQFFWRVLLPLSAPGAITVGVLAFVGSWNAYLLPLLLLRGEMKTLPLGVADFSSQYSSDTAGVFAFTTLAMIPALIFFLAMQKRIVNGLQGAVKG